In the Brachyhypopomus gauderio isolate BG-103 chromosome 4, BGAUD_0.2, whole genome shotgun sequence genome, one interval contains:
- the dgcr6 gene encoding protein DGCR6: protein MEKYSGLFSEQTDTTKQQERHYYLLSELQTLVKDLPSSFQQRLSYTTLSDLAQALIDGTVYEIVQGLLDIQHLTEKNLYNQRQKLHSEHRVLRHDLMRKHKLALQTCKSHNLTVLKTNQRAETEALEQRVKDEQRMMDEKIIAEMDQKVLDQQNTLEKAGVPGFYITTNPQEVTMQMNLLELILKLQQKESQSGTLP, encoded by the exons ATGGAGAAGTACTCGGGTTTATTTAGCGAGCAGACAGACACAACGAAGCAGCAAGAGAGGCACTATTACCTTCTGTCCGAACTTCAAACACTGGTCAAAGACTTGCCAAG TTCATTCCAGCAGCGCTTGTCGTACACAACGCTGAGCGATCTAGCTCAGGCTCTCATAGATGGGACTGTATACGAGATTGTTCAGGGCCTGCTGGATATCCAGCACCTCACTGAGAAAAATCTGTATAACCAAAGGCAGAAATTACACAGCGAGCACAGAG tACTAAGGCATGATTTGATGCGGAAACACAAACTGGCCCTGCAGACATGCAAATCTCATAATCTGACTGTGCTGAAAACAAACCAGCGAGCAGAAACTGAG GCTCTGGAGCAGCGTGTGAAAGATGAGCAGCGAATGATGGATGAGAAGATCATCGCTGAGATGGACCAGAAGGTCCTTGACCAACAGAATACACTTGAGAAAGCAGGAGTGCCTGGTTTCTACATCACCACCAACCCCCag GAGGTGACAATGCAGATGAACCTTTTGGAGTTAATCTTGAAGCTACAGCAAAAAGAATCTCAATCAGGAACTCTGCCTTGA